From a region of the Gordonia sp. PP30 genome:
- a CDS encoding IS481 family transposase encodes MSHRNSPLSPTGRLRLARCVVDDRWPLRRAADRFNVSVTTAKRWADRYRDHGPAGMGDRSSRPRSCPHRTSRRRERRVVGLRVSRRWGPARIGYHLGLNVSTVHRILTRYGCLRLSWIDPATGAPVRARRREIRRYEHQAPGDLIHVDIKKLGRIPDGGGHRVHGRAQGTRNSSAHREPGRTRKVAGRPNLGYAYLHHAVDDHSRYAYSEILADEKKETATAFMTRALAHFASIGVTTARVMTDNGSCYRSRIFRDLLHDNKIKHKWTRPYRPQTNGKVERFNRTLQEEWAYARPYLSETERVAAFPEFLRIYNHERGHTALRGNSPADRVPNLSGQYS; translated from the coding sequence ATGTCCCACCGTAATTCACCGCTGTCCCCGACTGGCCGGTTGCGTCTGGCTCGGTGTGTTGTGGACGACCGGTGGCCACTGCGCCGCGCAGCTGACCGGTTCAACGTGTCAGTCACCACGGCCAAGCGATGGGCGGATCGCTACCGCGACCACGGGCCGGCCGGAATGGGTGATCGGTCCAGCCGGCCCCGATCGTGTCCGCATCGCACCAGCCGGCGCCGGGAACGCCGGGTCGTCGGGTTACGCGTCTCCCGCCGCTGGGGGCCAGCCCGGATCGGATACCACCTGGGGTTGAACGTCTCCACGGTGCACCGCATCCTCACCCGCTACGGCTGCCTACGACTGTCGTGGATCGACCCGGCAACCGGGGCGCCGGTACGTGCCCGCAGACGCGAGATTCGCCGGTACGAACACCAAGCGCCCGGAGACTTGATCCACGTCGACATCAAAAAGCTCGGCAGAATCCCCGACGGCGGTGGACATCGCGTACACGGCCGCGCCCAGGGCACCCGCAACTCCAGTGCCCACCGCGAGCCTGGACGAACCCGCAAAGTTGCTGGCCGCCCCAACCTGGGGTACGCGTATCTGCATCACGCCGTCGACGACCACTCCCGCTACGCCTACTCCGAGATCCTCGCTGATGAGAAGAAGGAAACCGCGACCGCGTTCATGACTCGGGCGTTGGCGCACTTCGCCTCGATCGGTGTCACCACCGCGCGAGTGATGACCGACAACGGGTCGTGTTACCGGTCCCGCATATTTCGGGACTTGTTGCACGACAACAAGATCAAGCACAAGTGGACCAGACCGTACCGGCCGCAAACCAACGGCAAGGTCGAACGATTCAACCGGACCCTGCAGGAGGAATGGGCCTACGCCCGTCCCTACCTCAGTGAAACCGAACGCGTCGCGGCCTTCCCCGAGTTCCTTCGCATCTACAATCACGAACGCGGCCACACCGCACTCCGAGGCAACTCACCCGCCGACCGCGTACCCAACCTGTCGGGTCAGTACAGCTAG
- a CDS encoding PaaI family thioesterase: MRGDKPLPAHAPWCMGCGEDNPNGLHLEVHLHGDHVYADLQFDERHSGAPGLAHGGAISAACDDIMGFTLWIAETPAVTRTLTVEYRRPVPLHTPVHITASLVDETDRALFIEANGTVGDTTYFAAEAVFVKVDLSHFLRHGDWGATADLITRFFQAD; this comes from the coding sequence ATGAGGGGCGACAAACCACTACCAGCACACGCACCATGGTGCATGGGATGCGGCGAAGACAACCCCAATGGCCTGCACCTCGAGGTACACCTGCACGGCGACCACGTCTACGCCGACCTGCAATTCGACGAGCGCCACTCAGGAGCCCCGGGACTCGCCCACGGCGGAGCCATCTCAGCGGCATGCGATGACATCATGGGTTTCACCCTGTGGATCGCCGAGACACCCGCAGTCACCCGAACCCTCACCGTGGAGTATCGACGCCCGGTCCCACTGCACACCCCCGTGCACATCACCGCCTCCCTCGTCGACGAAACCGACCGCGCGCTCTTCATCGAAGCCAACGGTACTGTCGGCGACACAACCTATTTCGCCGCAGAAGCGGTCTTCGTAAAGGTCGACTTGAGTCATTTTCTTCGTCACGGAGACTGGGGCGCCACAGCAGACCTCATCACCAGATTCTTTCAGGCCGACTAG
- a CDS encoding TetR/AcrR family transcriptional regulator gives METIDSDDVDPRRVRSRQRLLDAAVTLLNSGGVEAVTVEAVTRLSRVARTTLYRHFESSTDLVAAAFERLLPQAETPETTTSIRDDLLKLMQRQAELIEQAPLQLTTLAWLAMLPEQPRQSGQSDGDQNALAPLRRRVVEQYREPFDRVLTSDVATAELGDLDLTMAVTQLAGPLVFAKLTGIRSMTVGDLEQLVDDFLMAHRRHQTS, from the coding sequence GTGGAAACCATCGATTCCGACGATGTTGACCCGAGGCGGGTTCGGTCGCGTCAGCGTTTGTTGGATGCTGCGGTGACCTTGCTGAACAGTGGCGGGGTCGAAGCCGTTACCGTGGAGGCGGTCACTCGACTGTCTCGTGTTGCTCGCACCACCTTGTATCGTCACTTCGAGAGCTCCACAGATCTGGTGGCGGCTGCCTTCGAGCGATTGTTGCCTCAGGCCGAGACCCCCGAGACGACGACGTCGATCCGTGATGACCTGCTGAAGCTGATGCAGCGGCAGGCTGAGCTTATTGAGCAGGCACCGCTGCAGTTGACGACGCTGGCATGGTTGGCAATGCTTCCCGAGCAGCCCCGGCAATCCGGGCAATCCGACGGGGATCAGAACGCGCTCGCGCCACTGCGTCGTCGAGTCGTCGAGCAGTATCGAGAACCATTCGATCGAGTTTTGACGAGTGACGTGGCCACGGCGGAGCTCGGCGACCTCGATTTGACCATGGCAGTCACTCAACTGGCGGGCCCCCTTGTCTTTGCCAAGCTCACGGGCATTCGGTCGATGACCGTTGGCGATCTCGAACAGCTTGTCGACGATTTCCTCATGGCCCACCGGCGACACCAAACCTCCTGA